One window of the Clupea harengus chromosome 20, Ch_v2.0.2, whole genome shotgun sequence genome contains the following:
- the sil1 gene encoding nucleotide exchange factor SIL1, with protein MSNVYGRPCSSSELRKMLVLWMLSLLIVVAVSENSHSALTVLEDSGSDSTGHEEAQVNDEFDDEDLEVFQPSNQWQTLKPGQAVPRGSHVRLNLQTGQREAKLGEEQQARYLKDGQRVVNTKAPSFTARELKEALKMFKEGVDDPAHPQRREEEEALKAKFRPLDELKRDMAELDMRVETDVDIMRRLITKFNSSNATVEERVKALLDLEYLVHQVDNAQNLVSMGGMKLVINALNSSDFGLQGNAAFVLGSAVSSNPSVQVEVTEGGALLKLLTLLATPRPIPVKKKALFAVASLLRHFPYAQGHFLKLGGMQVLVDLFQTPGGESLRIRIVTLIYDMIVEKELMSQSGMDQIPDSTFQERLRQYAQVTLLPVLAEQGWCRLVPELLASSEHDWREKALRTLLAMMPYCQEEFRQNRALISSLGDLQKQYRELVLTEQDLGEEDGYFGEILILLDTVALKVR; from the exons ATGTCAAACGTTTACGGGAGGCCGTGTAGTTCTAGTGAACTGAGGAAAATGCTAGTCCTCTGGATGTTGAGCCTGCTGATCGTCGTCGCCGTCAGTGAGAAC TCTCATTCAGCCTTGACAGTCCTGGAGGATTCAGGATCAGACAGCACCGGCCATGAGGAGGCCCAGGTGAACGATGAGTTTGACGATGAGGATCTTGAAGTGTTCCAGCCTTCAAACCAATGGCAAACTCTCAAGCCAG GCCAGGCAGTCCCAAGGGGCTCTCATGTCAGACTGAACCTTCAGACGGGGCAAAGGGAGGCCAAGCTGGGAGAGGAACAGCAGGCCAGATACCTGAAGGATGGACAGAG GGTGGTTAACACTAAGGCTCCCTCCTTTACTGCTCGGGAGCTGAAGGAAGCATTGAAGATGTTCAAAGAGGGGGTGGACGACCCCGCACACCCACAGAGGCGAGAG GAAGAAGAGGCACTGAAGGCCAAGTTCCGTCCCCTGGATGAGCTGAAGAGAGACATGGCTGAGCTGGACATGCGTGTGGAGACAGATGTGGACATCATGCGCAGGCTCATCACCAAATTCAACAGTTCCAATGCCACCGTGGAGGAGAGGGTCAAAGCTCTTCTCGATCTGGAATACCTCGTCCACCAG GTGGACAACGCACAGAATCTGGTGTCTATGGGTGGAATGAAACTGGTGATCAACGCTTTAAACTCTTCAGACTTCGGCTTGCAAGGGAATGCAGCTTTTGTGCTGGGCTCCGCCGTCTCCAG TAACCCGTCGGTGCAGGTGGAGGTCACAGAAGGTGGTGCCCTACTGAAGTTACTGACTCTACTTGCCACTCCTCGTCCCATACCCGTCAAGAAAAAA GCTTTGTTTGCTGTTGCCTCGCTGTTGCGTCACTTCCCCTACGCCCAAGGCCACTTCCTGAAGCTGGGTGGAATGCAGGTGCTGGTGGACCTGTTTCAAACGCCTGGAGGGGAGTCTCTGCGCATAAGAATCGTCACGCTGATCTACGACATGATCGTTGAGAAG GAGTTGATGTCACAAAGTGGCATGGACCAAATTCCTGACTCCACCTTTCAGGAACGCCTGCGGCAGTATGCCCAGGTGACGCTGTTACCCGTCCTGGCAGAGCAGGGATGGTGCCGCCTCGTGCCTGAGCTGCTGGCCTCCTCGGAGCACGATTGGAGGGAGAAGGCACTCAGAACTCTCCTGGCCATGATGCCCTATTGCCAGGAAGAGTTTCGGCAGAACCGTGCCCTGATCTCTTCGCTGGGTGACTTGCAGAAGCAGTACCGTGAGCTGGTCCTCACGGAACAGGACCTGGGGGAGGAAGATGGCTACTTTGGTGAAATCCTGATCTTACTGGATACTGTTGCACTGAAAGTGCGGTGA
- the spdl1 gene encoding protein Spindly gives MDCSSHAAELQRLRCRLKEKEEAVQKAAQFGLQILDDQVNMQNKLDEQRIEMTNANEALEQEKYSLQREVELKTRILDSVQSELDDVKKQQRCLMEQQEAQLERSHAQELSDNKNQMERLKMERDEAQLAEKQLRHKLEVQTVTLSNKTDELRSMTERAHETMSSEILELQVQRMETESELADLKQELQECQYREQQLQLSNTSLHRQVERLTEEKEDREREAVSCYNALEKARETNQDLQIQLDQLLQKAQDPNSRGNSLFAEVEDKRAEMERQLISMKVQCKSLQQQHAFSKQQMHRMKVQIAALMQLQGAGADPEQLERMQSMLSQKNAEIEALVTKVRRLESDQNTLKAMCPPGAPADGDTHDDTYYTDLLQMKLSNSVKDSEQLKAELSLQRMKALSESQRVLETERKLYTTQQALKQSQGDSIKLQVKVEELRLKYEPNEVGKGRVQKRRREKLPVDLPPGGPELSQDAPAAMETELASGPEADPSEPEPGPPQCPEEKPVVAPLQPSNAPLLTPTQPRDSKCVRISDEPPVIIPKPPRSPSEDGSMTEETDARQAEENWREEKKKKSKCPTPIRVVPNNTMQNQCAQQ, from the exons ATGGATTGCAGCTCCCATGCCGCTGAGTTGCAGCGGCTGCGATGCCgactgaaggagaaggaggaggcggTGCAGAAGGCGGCCCAGTTTGGCCTTCAGATCCTGGATGACCAAGTGAACATGCAGAACAAGTTGGATGAGCAGCGAATAGAAATGACCAATGCTAATGAG GCTCTGGAGCAGGAGAAATATTCCCTCCAGCGTGAGGTGGAGCTGAAGACGCGTATCCTGGACAGCGTGCAGTCTGAGCTGGATGATGTGAAGAAACAGCAGAGGTGTCTGatggagcagcaggaggcccAGCTCGAGAGGAGTCACGCCCAGGAGCTCAGTGACAACAAGAACCAG ATGGAGCGCCTGAAGATGGAGCGGGATGAGgcacagctggcagagaagcAGCTGCGGCACAAGCTGGAGGTGCAGACCGTAACCCTGAGCAACAAGACTGACGAGCTGCGCTCCATGACCGAACGAGCCCACGAGACCATGTCCTCCGAAATCCTGGAGCTGCAGGTCCAGAGAATGGAAACGGAGTCTGAACTG GCTGACCTGAAGCAGGAGCTCCAGGAGTGCCAGTACAgagagcagcagctgcagctgtCAAACACCAGCCTGCATCGGCAGGTGGAGCGACTGACCGAGGAAAAGGAGGATCGGGAGAGGGAAGCCGTCTCGTGCTATAATGCTCTGGAG AAAGCCCGTGAAACCAACCAGGACCTGCAGATCCAGCTGGACCAGCTGCTTCAGAAGGCCCAGGATCCAAACAGCAGAGGAAACTCTCTATTTGCTGAG GTGGAGGACAAGCGAGCTGAGATGGAGAGGCAGTTAATCAGCATGAAAGTCCAGTGCAAgtccctgcagcagcagcatgccTTCTCCAAGCAGCAGATGCATCGCATGAAG gtgcAGATCGCTGCGCTGATGCAGCTGCAGGGCGCAGGCGCAGACCCGGAGCAGCTGGAGCGCATGCAGTCCATGCTGTCGCAGAAGAACGCTGAGATCGAAGCACTCGTCACCAAAGTGCGGAGGCTGGAATCTGATCAG aaTACTCTGAAGGCTATGTGCCCGCCCGGCGCACCTGCAGATGGTGACACACATGATGACACTTACTACACGGATCTCCTTCAAATGAAACTGTCCAATTCTGT taaAGACTCTGAGCAGCTGAAGGCTGAGCTGTCCCTGCAGAGAATGAAGGCTCTGTCTGAGAGCCAGAGGGTGCTGGAGACGGAGAGGAAGCTGTACACCACGCAGCAGGCCCTCAAACAGAGCCAAGGGGACAGCATCAAGCTGCAGGTCAAAGTGGAGGAACTGCGTCTGAAATACGAGCCGAATG aggtgGGTAAAGGCCGCGTCCAGAAGCGCCGGCGAGAGAAGCTTCCGGTTGATCTCCCCCCTGGAGGCCCCGAGCTGAGCCAAGATGCCCCCGCTGCCATGGAGACGGAGCTGGCCAGCGGCCCAGAGGCCGACCCCTCTGAGCCAGAGCCGGGGCCCCCCCAGTGCCCTGAGGAGAAACCTGTAGTGGCTCCTCTGCAGCCTTCCAATGCCCCTCTCTTAACCCCCACACAGCCACGCGACAGCAAGTGTGTCCGCATCTCGGACGAGCCGCCAGTCATTATCCCAAAGCCGCCCAG GTCCCCATCAGAGGACGGCAGTATGACAGAAGAGACGGACGCCAGGCAGGCAGAGGAGAACTGGcgtgaggagaagaaaaagaagtcGAAGTGTCCCACCCCAATCCGTGTTGTCCCAAATAATACGATGCAAAACCAGTGTGCCCAGCAGTAG